The Alosa sapidissima isolate fAloSap1 chromosome 8, fAloSap1.pri, whole genome shotgun sequence genome contains a region encoding:
- the asb6 gene encoding ankyrin repeat and SOCS box protein 6 isoform X1 — translation MWEGLLPVLHWREETVGQRAEMPFLHGFRRIVYEYQPLVDSVLCAVGLQDENGVDADRLSAGQGVCEPLEEVLKREAHSAVFVEGISCALFKVAERGLVGAAEVLLRHGADLNFEDPVSYYNPLHIAVLRNRPLMVRMLVQHGADIDKRDRIHESSPLDLACEEADRLPCLRTLLALGANVNAHDKNGKTALLHALASSDGLTVNNTENIRLLLEGGASVHARTSDEETVMSSLVFLVKEALDGSEEDAAQIGQFCLRVTELLLDHGADPSCSWTPGEPGGAGEQQQQEEQEEAEPSLTQTCLEHFDLLFPLALLLLQRGVALQCPLHGATCWSGRQLLLGRLEAALRESTGAAGTADLLAQAEALLELAQACCPLPAPLEPPHTHTTTPPGRPETHPQAPHAAVLELRAWLREQESRPPPLRLLCRRLLRHCLLPGPLGPKVQQLPLPDRLKDFLLPESSMQRWPGWDRCRPSHPPR, via the exons atGTGGGAAGGGCTACTTCCGGTTTTACATTGg AGAGAAGAGACCGTGGGCCAGAGAGCAGAGATGCCTTTCCTACATGGCTTCAGGCGCATCGTGTACGAGTACCAGCCGCTGGTGGATTCTGTTCTGTGTGCAGTAGGACTGCAGGACGAGAACGGGGTCGATGCCGACAG ACTCTCTGcagggcagggtgtgtgtgagccgCTGGAAGAGGTTCTGAAGAGGGAGGCCCACTCTGCCGTGTTCGTGGAGGGCATCAGCTGCGCCCTGTTCAAGGTGGCGGAGCGGGGCCTGGTCGGAGCAGCCGAGGTTCTGCTGCGCCACGGAGCCGACCTTAACTTTGAGG aCCCTGTGTCCTACTATAATCCGCTCCACATAGCCGTGCTGAGAAACAGGCCCCTCATGGTGCGCATGCtggtccagcatggagccgacATCGACAAGAGAGACCGA attcaTGAGAGTAGCCCCCTAGACCTGGCATGCGAGGAAGCCGACAGGCTGCCGTGTCTGCGCACGCTGCTGGCGTTGGGAGCCAACGTCAATGCCCACGACAAGAACG GTAAAACAGCTCTGCTCCATGCCCTGGCCAGCAGTGATGGACTCACGGTGAACAACACGGAAAACATCAGACTGCTGCTTGAAGGAG GTGCCAGTGTGCATGCGCGCACCAGCGATGAGGAGACAGTGATGTCGTCTCTGGTGTTCCTGGTGAAGGAGGCGCTGGACGGGTCCGAGGAGGACGCTGCACAGATCGGCCAGTTCTGCCTGCGTGTCACCGAGCTGCTGCTGGACCACGGTGCTGACCCCAGCTGCAGCTGGACCCCCGGGGAGCCAGGGGGCGCTGGAGAGCAGCAGCaacaggaggagcaggaggaggccgAGCCCTCCCTCACGCAGACATGCCTGGAGCACTTTGACCTGCTGTTCCCGCtcgcgctgctgctgctgcagagggGCGTCGCCCTGCAGTGCCCGCTCCACGGTGCCACTTGCTGGTCCGGGCGCCAGCTGCTGCTCGGGCGCCTTGAGGCGGCGTTGCGGGAGAGCACTGGCGCAGCGGGGACTGCCGACCTGCTGGCCCAGGCCGAGGCCCTGCTGGAGCTGGCTCAGGCCTGCTGTCCCCTGCCCGCACCTCTGGAGCCcccccacactcacaccaccacgCCTCCAGGGCGCCCCGAGACTCACCCCCAGGCCCCCCACGCGGCCGTGCTGGAGCTCCGAGCCTGGCTGCGGGAGCAGGAGTCGCGGCCTCCTCCCCTGCGTCTGCTCTGCCGGAGGCTGCTGCGCCACTGCCTGCTGCCAGGGCCCCTGGGGCCCAAAGTCCAGCAGCTGCCGCTTCCTGACCGCCTCAAAGACTTCCTGCTTCCTGAGAGCAGCATGCAGCGCTGGCCGGGGTGGGACCGCTGCCGACCCAGCCACCCCCCTCGCTGA
- the asb6 gene encoding ankyrin repeat and SOCS box protein 6 isoform X2, which produces MPFLHGFRRIVYEYQPLVDSVLCAVGLQDENGVDADRLSAGQGVCEPLEEVLKREAHSAVFVEGISCALFKVAERGLVGAAEVLLRHGADLNFEDPVSYYNPLHIAVLRNRPLMVRMLVQHGADIDKRDRIHESSPLDLACEEADRLPCLRTLLALGANVNAHDKNGKTALLHALASSDGLTVNNTENIRLLLEGGASVHARTSDEETVMSSLVFLVKEALDGSEEDAAQIGQFCLRVTELLLDHGADPSCSWTPGEPGGAGEQQQQEEQEEAEPSLTQTCLEHFDLLFPLALLLLQRGVALQCPLHGATCWSGRQLLLGRLEAALRESTGAAGTADLLAQAEALLELAQACCPLPAPLEPPHTHTTTPPGRPETHPQAPHAAVLELRAWLREQESRPPPLRLLCRRLLRHCLLPGPLGPKVQQLPLPDRLKDFLLPESSMQRWPGWDRCRPSHPPR; this is translated from the exons ATGCCTTTCCTACATGGCTTCAGGCGCATCGTGTACGAGTACCAGCCGCTGGTGGATTCTGTTCTGTGTGCAGTAGGACTGCAGGACGAGAACGGGGTCGATGCCGACAG ACTCTCTGcagggcagggtgtgtgtgagccgCTGGAAGAGGTTCTGAAGAGGGAGGCCCACTCTGCCGTGTTCGTGGAGGGCATCAGCTGCGCCCTGTTCAAGGTGGCGGAGCGGGGCCTGGTCGGAGCAGCCGAGGTTCTGCTGCGCCACGGAGCCGACCTTAACTTTGAGG aCCCTGTGTCCTACTATAATCCGCTCCACATAGCCGTGCTGAGAAACAGGCCCCTCATGGTGCGCATGCtggtccagcatggagccgacATCGACAAGAGAGACCGA attcaTGAGAGTAGCCCCCTAGACCTGGCATGCGAGGAAGCCGACAGGCTGCCGTGTCTGCGCACGCTGCTGGCGTTGGGAGCCAACGTCAATGCCCACGACAAGAACG GTAAAACAGCTCTGCTCCATGCCCTGGCCAGCAGTGATGGACTCACGGTGAACAACACGGAAAACATCAGACTGCTGCTTGAAGGAG GTGCCAGTGTGCATGCGCGCACCAGCGATGAGGAGACAGTGATGTCGTCTCTGGTGTTCCTGGTGAAGGAGGCGCTGGACGGGTCCGAGGAGGACGCTGCACAGATCGGCCAGTTCTGCCTGCGTGTCACCGAGCTGCTGCTGGACCACGGTGCTGACCCCAGCTGCAGCTGGACCCCCGGGGAGCCAGGGGGCGCTGGAGAGCAGCAGCaacaggaggagcaggaggaggccgAGCCCTCCCTCACGCAGACATGCCTGGAGCACTTTGACCTGCTGTTCCCGCtcgcgctgctgctgctgcagagggGCGTCGCCCTGCAGTGCCCGCTCCACGGTGCCACTTGCTGGTCCGGGCGCCAGCTGCTGCTCGGGCGCCTTGAGGCGGCGTTGCGGGAGAGCACTGGCGCAGCGGGGACTGCCGACCTGCTGGCCCAGGCCGAGGCCCTGCTGGAGCTGGCTCAGGCCTGCTGTCCCCTGCCCGCACCTCTGGAGCCcccccacactcacaccaccacgCCTCCAGGGCGCCCCGAGACTCACCCCCAGGCCCCCCACGCGGCCGTGCTGGAGCTCCGAGCCTGGCTGCGGGAGCAGGAGTCGCGGCCTCCTCCCCTGCGTCTGCTCTGCCGGAGGCTGCTGCGCCACTGCCTGCTGCCAGGGCCCCTGGGGCCCAAAGTCCAGCAGCTGCCGCTTCCTGACCGCCTCAAAGACTTCCTGCTTCCTGAGAGCAGCATGCAGCGCTGGCCGGGGTGGGACCGCTGCCGACCCAGCCACCCCCCTCGCTGA